A window of the Chthonomonas sp. genome harbors these coding sequences:
- a CDS encoding S8 family serine peptidase: MRLSITAIFLACGLVAFADELPQHIVARKTKAGAHTAPVPLTNTLIVRSRTGLPIPGTRALLSSPGWGVMEFGSAADRDAALMGLRMDRLVAAVYVVPAVPVQPEIVIDDPYFPKDAPSAGYRGQWHLLNQIEAGRDINVADAYADDVTGLGVTTCIVDDGIQNGHEDIFPNYLSANSWDFANNDNNPSASGSENHGTAVAGVMAARGGNGIGVTGVAPLASISAIRVSFSAGNVITQLTDATLFKSSGADTAIKIKNHSYGVSLPFVNYSVLADALETSSAAGTIHVRSAGNYRGTSAEDANKSSDRGTPSAIVVGAMGNNGVFADYSNFGSNLICCVPSNPTAGSSIGLLTTDRSGSPGYNGFPNTSYTPNFGGTSGAAPQVAGALALAKQIRPNLDARFAKHLIARSSRQVDAADASLTGGWVTNAAGLKFNPNYGFGLLDASGVVDLARAYSGVGLPATVSSGTISVNTALPDGTGAAIFRNINIASQHPSQKVEDVVVTLNVTHPWRGDVEGVITSPAGTQIRFLTDFGGDSGANISNWKFTVNGFWNEDPDGAWQVRLRDLNTGDVGTWGDVKLDVRMGYLIEASSTVSGTVDLLDWADETGKQVAYELLTGATVVQSGNLTLGAGGSFAFGTANLGAYDLRIKGRTWLAEKQAIDTSSNVSGLTFALQNGDVNGDNIVDIADYSYLAAAFDLDSSAPNWLTPDGNGIAPQDSDLNGDGIVDIADYTILATSFDAVGD; this comes from the coding sequence ATGAGGCTTTCGATCACGGCAATTTTCCTGGCCTGCGGGCTAGTCGCGTTTGCGGATGAGCTCCCGCAGCATATCGTCGCGCGCAAAACCAAGGCTGGCGCTCACACCGCCCCGGTTCCGCTGACCAACACGCTGATCGTGCGAAGTCGGACCGGTCTACCGATTCCCGGCACCCGAGCCTTGCTCAGCTCGCCCGGTTGGGGCGTGATGGAGTTTGGGTCAGCCGCCGATCGCGATGCGGCTCTGATGGGCTTGCGCATGGACCGTTTGGTGGCCGCCGTGTATGTGGTTCCGGCGGTGCCGGTTCAACCCGAGATCGTCATTGACGACCCTTACTTCCCCAAAGATGCGCCGAGCGCCGGATACCGTGGCCAGTGGCACTTGCTGAACCAGATTGAAGCGGGTCGCGACATCAACGTCGCCGATGCCTATGCCGATGACGTGACCGGCCTCGGCGTGACCACGTGCATCGTGGACGACGGCATTCAGAACGGCCACGAAGACATTTTTCCGAACTACCTCTCGGCGAATAGCTGGGACTTTGCGAACAACGACAACAATCCTTCCGCGAGCGGCAGTGAGAACCACGGCACGGCGGTGGCCGGAGTCATGGCCGCCCGCGGCGGCAACGGCATTGGCGTCACGGGCGTCGCTCCTCTTGCGAGCATCAGCGCGATCCGGGTGAGTTTTAGCGCCGGAAACGTGATCACGCAGTTGACCGACGCGACGCTCTTTAAGAGCAGTGGCGCGGATACCGCGATCAAGATTAAGAATCATTCCTACGGCGTGTCGTTGCCGTTTGTGAACTACTCCGTATTGGCCGACGCCCTGGAAACCTCAAGCGCGGCGGGCACGATTCACGTGCGTTCGGCCGGAAACTATCGTGGCACGAGCGCGGAAGACGCCAACAAGTCCAGCGACCGCGGGACGCCTTCCGCGATCGTCGTCGGAGCAATGGGCAACAACGGCGTCTTCGCCGACTACTCGAATTTCGGCTCGAACCTGATTTGCTGCGTGCCGAGCAACCCCACCGCCGGGAGCAGCATTGGCCTGCTCACGACCGACCGAAGCGGTTCGCCGGGCTACAACGGATTCCCGAACACCAGCTACACCCCGAACTTTGGCGGGACTTCGGGCGCCGCCCCGCAAGTGGCGGGAGCCTTGGCCTTGGCGAAGCAGATTCGCCCGAACTTGGACGCCCGCTTTGCCAAGCACCTCATCGCGCGATCGAGTCGGCAAGTGGATGCCGCCGACGCCAGCTTGACCGGCGGTTGGGTGACCAACGCGGCGGGCTTGAAGTTCAATCCGAACTACGGTTTTGGCTTGCTCGATGCCTCGGGTGTGGTGGATTTGGCGCGCGCCTATAGCGGCGTCGGGCTGCCCGCGACCGTGAGCAGCGGCACGATTTCGGTGAACACGGCCCTGCCCGATGGCACGGGCGCGGCCATTTTCCGGAACATCAACATCGCCTCGCAGCACCCCTCGCAAAAGGTGGAGGACGTGGTGGTGACCTTGAACGTGACCCACCCCTGGCGCGGCGACGTGGAAGGCGTGATCACCTCCCCGGCGGGCACACAGATTCGGTTTTTGACCGACTTTGGCGGCGACTCGGGCGCGAACATTTCGAACTGGAAGTTCACCGTCAACGGCTTTTGGAACGAGGACCCAGACGGCGCCTGGCAGGTGCGTTTGCGCGACCTGAACACCGGCGATGTCGGCACGTGGGGCGACGTGAAACTCGACGTGCGCATGGGATACCTGATCGAGGCGAGCAGCACGGTTTCGGGCACCGTGGACCTGCTGGATTGGGCCGACGAAACCGGCAAGCAGGTGGCCTATGAGTTGCTGACTGGGGCGACGGTGGTGCAATCCGGGAACCTGACGCTCGGCGCAGGCGGGAGTTTTGCCTTTGGCACGGCGAACCTGGGCGCGTACGACCTGCGCATCAAAGGCCGCACGTGGCTCGCCGAAAAGCAGGCGATTGACACCAGCAGCAACGTGAGCGGGCTGACCTTTGCGCTGCAGAACGGCGACGTGAACGGCGACAACATTGTGGACATCGCGGACTATTCGTACCTCGCCGCCGCCTTCGACCTGGATAGTTCGGCCCCGAACTGGCTGACGCCGGACGGCAACGGCATCGCCCCGCAGGATTCGGACCTGAACGGCGACGGGATTGTGGACATCGCGGATTACACGATTTTGGCGACGAGCTTTGACGCGGTGGGGGACTAG
- a CDS encoding M55 family metallopeptidase has protein sequence MKVFISVDMEGITGLVTWGQCSGPRSEVYDYQFARERMTADTNAAIRGAFAAGATEVVVKDSHNNSKNLLIDKLEPGVSLISGYGNGTAGMMSGMDRECTAALLVGYHAMAGTKAAVMEHTLNDSVHQLWINDRKTGEIGLSAGLAGCYDVPIVMISSDQAGCDELLKINPKAASAVVKTGIGRFMADCLHPAQSEELIFQAAREGVERASDMDPWAPELPVEAKLEFKFTHEADAASRIPGVRRLDGYTVEIECDSFAAAHQLLWQVIMVGGAGGSANR, from the coding sequence ATGAAAGTCTTCATTTCCGTGGACATGGAAGGAATCACGGGCCTGGTGACCTGGGGGCAATGCAGCGGCCCGCGCTCCGAAGTTTACGACTACCAGTTTGCGCGCGAACGCATGACCGCCGACACGAACGCCGCCATTCGCGGCGCGTTTGCCGCAGGCGCCACCGAGGTGGTGGTGAAGGACTCGCACAACAACAGCAAGAACTTGCTGATTGACAAGCTGGAACCCGGCGTGAGCCTGATTTCAGGCTACGGCAACGGCACCGCCGGCATGATGAGCGGCATGGATCGCGAATGCACCGCCGCGCTGCTGGTGGGCTACCACGCGATGGCGGGCACGAAAGCCGCCGTGATGGAGCACACCCTCAACGACAGCGTTCACCAGCTTTGGATCAACGACCGCAAGACCGGCGAGATCGGCTTGAGCGCGGGGCTCGCGGGCTGTTACGACGTCCCGATTGTGATGATTAGCTCCGACCAAGCCGGGTGCGATGAGTTGCTGAAGATCAACCCGAAGGCCGCCAGCGCGGTGGTGAAGACCGGCATTGGCCGCTTTATGGCCGACTGCCTGCACCCCGCGCAAAGCGAGGAGCTGATTTTTCAGGCGGCCCGGGAAGGCGTGGAGCGCGCCAGCGATATGGACCCCTGGGCGCCCGAGCTACCGGTGGAAGCGAAGCTGGAATTCAAGTTCACGCACGAAGCCGATGCCGCCAGCCGCATCCCTGGTGTGCGCCGCTTGGACGGCTACACGGTCGAAATCGAATGCGATTCGTTTGCCGCCGCGCACCAGCTTTTGTGGCAGGTGATTATGGTCGGCGGGGCGGGCGGAAGCGCGAATCGCTGA
- a CDS encoding CoA transferase subunit B: MTGMALSREQLAQRAAQELRDGFYVNLGIGIPTLVANYIPEGMDVVLQSENGMLGMGPFPFVGEEDPDLINAGKQTVTEIPGTSYFSSADSFAMIRGGHVDLTILGAMEVSEQGDLANWMIPGKMVKGMGGAMDLVAGTKNVVVVMEHANKAGQSKVLRECSLPLTGKGCVNLIITDLAVFAVTPEGLVLREHAPDVTVDEIKSKTEAVFTVASDLRPIAV; this comes from the coding sequence ATGACAGGCATGGCTCTTTCCCGCGAACAACTGGCGCAGCGCGCCGCGCAAGAACTCCGTGACGGGTTCTATGTCAACCTCGGGATTGGCATTCCGACCCTGGTCGCAAACTACATTCCGGAGGGCATGGACGTGGTGCTGCAAAGCGAAAACGGCATGCTCGGCATGGGGCCGTTTCCATTTGTGGGCGAAGAAGACCCCGACCTGATCAACGCTGGCAAGCAGACCGTCACCGAGATTCCGGGGACGAGCTACTTTAGCAGCGCCGATTCGTTTGCCATGATCCGCGGCGGTCACGTGGACCTCACGATTCTTGGCGCGATGGAGGTGAGCGAGCAAGGCGATCTGGCCAACTGGATGATCCCGGGCAAGATGGTCAAGGGCATGGGCGGCGCGATGGACCTTGTCGCCGGAACCAAGAATGTCGTCGTGGTGATGGAGCACGCCAACAAAGCCGGTCAAAGCAAGGTGCTGCGCGAGTGCTCGCTGCCACTCACAGGCAAGGGATGCGTCAACCTCATCATCACCGATCTCGCCGTATTCGCTGTCACGCCCGAAGGTCTGGTGCTGCGCGAGCACGCCCCGGATGTAACCGTGGACGAGATCAAATCGAAGACCGAAGCGGTCTTTACTGTGGCCAGCGACCTCCGTCCGATCGCGGTCTAA
- a CDS encoding single-stranded DNA-binding protein, which yields MSINRVVLIGRLVRDPELRMTSGGKSVCDFSIAVTKRFKPQDGSPDADFFRCTCWEKTAEYVSNYLNKGRMVAVEGRLQSRKYQASDGTNREVVEIVADNVQGLDRPRDDNGGGGGGDAEGSGYKAPARAVTPAAPTPSDDEYDPFAD from the coding sequence ATGAGCATTAACCGAGTTGTCCTGATCGGTCGCCTAGTACGAGACCCTGAGCTGCGGATGACCTCCGGCGGCAAAAGCGTTTGTGATTTCAGCATTGCGGTCACCAAGCGATTTAAGCCGCAAGACGGTTCGCCCGACGCAGACTTCTTCCGCTGTACCTGCTGGGAGAAGACGGCCGAGTACGTGTCGAACTACCTGAACAAGGGCCGCATGGTGGCCGTGGAAGGTCGCCTGCAATCGCGCAAGTACCAAGCCAGCGATGGCACCAACCGCGAGGTGGTGGAAATCGTGGCCGACAACGTGCAAGGCCTCGACCGTCCGCGCGACGATAACGGCGGCGGCGGTGGCGGCGATGCCGAAGGCTCGGGCTACAAGGCTCCGGCCCGCGCGGTCACTCCGGCAGCGCCAACGCCCAGCGACGACGAATACGATCCGTTCGCGGACTGA
- the rpsF gene encoding 30S ribosomal protein S6 translates to MDTRKYEVLYMVSPALADSEVKAIAEKFKGIVEGQGGSVERAEKWEKRKLAYEMAGLKEANYVIMHFDAAATVPAELRRQMRNSDEVIRHIVLLRDEEAAATA, encoded by the coding sequence GTGGATACCAGAAAGTACGAAGTTCTATACATGGTGAGTCCGGCGTTGGCGGACAGCGAAGTCAAGGCGATTGCCGAGAAGTTTAAGGGCATTGTTGAAGGCCAAGGCGGCTCGGTGGAGCGCGCCGAAAAGTGGGAAAAGCGCAAGCTTGCCTACGAAATGGCCGGCCTGAAGGAAGCCAACTACGTGATCATGCACTTTGATGCGGCAGCAACGGTTCCGGCGGAACTTCGCCGCCAAATGCGCAACAGCGACGAAGTGATTCGTCACATCGTGTTGCTTCGCGACGAAGAAGCTGCGGCCACGGCCTAA
- the accC gene encoding acetyl-CoA carboxylase biotin carboxylase subunit, producing the protein MFKKVLIANRGEIACRVMRACRELGIETIAIYSKADKDSLHVRLADRAICVGEGSNSDSYLNLANVMMAAQISGAEAVHPGYGYFSERANFAAALEEMGIKFIGPGPSAIEAMGDKAAAKKAAILAKCPVVPGSEGAVDTDTEAMRLADEIGYPVLLKAVAGGGGRGIRRVDDPSELQRMWKLAQSEAQASFGNGDLIVEKCVVEPRHVEIQIFGDQHGNVIHLWERECSVQNLRHQKIVEEAPCVSLPEKTRRAMGEAAVRVAKQVGYSNAGTVEFIVDQSGKYYFLEMNTRLQVEHPVTEEITGLDLVRLQLMVANGEKLPLTQRDVLLEGHSIEARITAQDPDKEFAPSTGKITKWNAPGGRGVRMDTHVYAGFTITPFYDPMIAKLIVTGRTRDEAVQRLAVALHEFDVEGIATNIPFLRRLVAHPDYRSNNISTAFVGRFLNEAVHA; encoded by the coding sequence ATGTTCAAGAAAGTTCTGATTGCCAACCGAGGCGAGATCGCCTGCCGAGTGATGCGCGCGTGCCGCGAGCTCGGCATCGAAACCATCGCCATCTATTCCAAGGCCGACAAAGATAGCCTGCACGTGCGCTTGGCCGATCGCGCCATTTGCGTGGGCGAGGGCAGCAACTCTGACTCGTATTTGAACCTCGCGAACGTGATGATGGCGGCGCAGATTAGCGGGGCCGAGGCGGTGCACCCGGGCTATGGCTACTTCAGCGAGCGCGCGAACTTTGCCGCCGCTCTGGAGGAAATGGGAATCAAGTTCATCGGGCCTGGCCCGAGCGCCATCGAAGCCATGGGCGACAAGGCGGCCGCCAAAAAGGCAGCGATCCTTGCCAAGTGTCCGGTTGTTCCGGGTTCGGAAGGGGCAGTGGATACCGACACCGAGGCAATGCGACTTGCCGACGAGATTGGTTACCCCGTGTTGCTCAAAGCGGTTGCCGGAGGCGGCGGACGTGGCATTCGCCGGGTGGATGACCCGAGCGAACTTCAGCGAATGTGGAAGCTAGCCCAATCCGAGGCTCAGGCGAGCTTTGGCAACGGCGACCTCATCGTCGAAAAGTGCGTGGTCGAGCCGCGACACGTGGAGATTCAGATTTTTGGCGACCAGCACGGCAACGTGATTCACCTTTGGGAGCGCGAATGCTCGGTGCAGAATCTTCGCCACCAAAAAATTGTCGAAGAAGCGCCGTGCGTGAGCCTCCCCGAAAAGACGCGCCGCGCGATGGGCGAGGCCGCCGTTCGCGTGGCCAAGCAGGTGGGCTACAGCAACGCCGGGACGGTCGAGTTTATCGTCGATCAGTCGGGCAAGTACTACTTCCTTGAGATGAACACCCGGCTGCAGGTGGAGCACCCCGTGACCGAAGAGATCACCGGTCTTGACCTTGTACGGCTACAACTCATGGTCGCCAACGGCGAAAAGCTGCCGCTCACCCAGCGCGACGTGTTGCTGGAAGGTCACAGCATCGAGGCGCGCATTACGGCCCAAGACCCCGACAAGGAGTTCGCGCCGAGCACGGGAAAAATCACCAAGTGGAATGCGCCGGGTGGACGCGGCGTTCGCATGGACACGCACGTGTACGCCGGATTCACGATCACCCCGTTTTACGATCCGATGATCGCCAAGCTCATTGTCACCGGTCGCACCCGCGACGAGGCGGTGCAGCGGCTGGCGGTTGCGCTTCACGAGTTTGACGTCGAAGGGATCGCCACCAACATCCCGTTCCTGCGCCGATTGGTCGCCCACCCGGATTACCGCAGCAACAACATCAGCACCGCGTTTGTTGGACGATTCCTCAACGAGGCTGTGCATGCCTGA
- the nusB gene encoding transcription antitermination factor NusB, with product MPEDRAEYDFPPVKSRFGAREAVYSALFAAAGMGWRANQVLDLFLAAEGTTPEAREYCTTLFKGVIEDFDLIDSVITPHLARGWTLDRIAMTDLTALRMAVFELYHVPSIPPRVTINEAVNLAKRFGTPESGKFVNGVLGAILPKSPKANWTPPAPEEVPEPTLPEVVAEDTARTEVEEFHEDAPEIVDPAEPILSWSIKEV from the coding sequence ATGCCTGAGGATCGCGCGGAGTACGATTTTCCGCCGGTCAAGTCGCGCTTCGGGGCCCGCGAGGCCGTGTACTCGGCGCTGTTCGCGGCCGCCGGCATGGGGTGGCGCGCCAACCAGGTGCTCGACCTATTCCTCGCCGCAGAGGGCACAACGCCGGAAGCTCGCGAATATTGCACGACCTTGTTCAAGGGGGTTATCGAGGACTTCGACCTGATTGATAGCGTGATCACGCCCCACCTGGCGCGCGGATGGACGCTGGACCGCATCGCGATGACCGACTTGACGGCCCTGCGCATGGCGGTGTTTGAGCTCTACCACGTGCCCAGCATTCCGCCGCGAGTGACCATCAACGAGGCGGTGAACCTGGCCAAGCGATTTGGCACGCCCGAAAGCGGCAAGTTTGTGAACGGCGTGTTGGGCGCCATTTTGCCCAAGAGCCCCAAGGCCAACTGGACGCCGCCCGCGCCGGAGGAGGTTCCTGAGCCGACGTTGCCGGAAGTCGTGGCCGAGGACACCGCTCGAACCGAGGTGGAAGAATTCCACGAAGACGCCCCCGAGATCGTTGATCCGGCCGAACCGATCCTCAGCTGGTCTATAAAAGAAGTATAA
- a CDS encoding dockerin type I repeat-containing protein, which yields MKRIAQISLGLLVAAAASAQVSFTENFDSYIAGDELGTQGGWQSGTFNAQVDPISITDLFSVSPNNSAYTNLWFRPAATGAFAWQYIGHDPSMTDGSMDFSYSFMISEDGSRNDTVLANLNLNKVLDGSGWMTLQFQSSGTPGYDDSLWMIDTVGNFSYVGNTGGNPTNTWHNVRGRYNSTNGNLTLWFNGQMSYRTYFSDPARVGWMNMMSYAFVPNALQETAFDDISFNSKPTTTVAGTVQFQGMTDTLYDGYIFWIQASFWSGTTKVDEAAGYVDIDGNLTMDCSLPDGVYTAYFDGWYGLRRSATVTVLGGSCSVNLVLPNGDCDSSGIIDIADYTIIASAFDALVDDGTGNPTPTWNYDADINGDGVIDIADYSLLAGNFDSVDTDYPS from the coding sequence ATGAAGCGTATTGCGCAAATCTCTCTTGGCTTGTTGGTGGCGGCTGCAGCGTCAGCTCAGGTTAGTTTCACCGAAAACTTTGACTCTTATATCGCCGGTGACGAACTGGGGACACAAGGTGGCTGGCAGTCGGGAACGTTCAACGCCCAAGTTGATCCGATTTCCATCACCGACTTGTTCAGCGTCAGCCCAAACAACTCGGCCTACACCAATCTCTGGTTCCGTCCGGCGGCAACGGGCGCGTTCGCTTGGCAGTACATTGGCCACGACCCCTCCATGACGGACGGCAGCATGGACTTCTCCTACTCGTTTATGATCAGCGAAGACGGGTCGCGAAATGACACTGTGCTCGCGAACCTCAATCTGAACAAGGTCCTTGACGGGAGCGGATGGATGACTCTGCAGTTCCAATCGAGTGGTACCCCTGGTTACGACGACTCGCTGTGGATGATTGACACAGTCGGGAATTTCAGCTATGTTGGCAACACCGGTGGCAACCCAACTAACACTTGGCATAACGTGCGTGGTCGTTACAACTCGACGAACGGCAACTTGACCCTGTGGTTTAACGGCCAAATGTCATATCGCACCTACTTCTCTGACCCGGCGCGCGTTGGTTGGATGAACATGATGAGCTATGCGTTCGTTCCGAATGCGCTGCAAGAAACCGCGTTCGACGACATTTCGTTCAACAGCAAGCCCACGACAACCGTGGCCGGAACGGTGCAATTCCAAGGGATGACCGACACTCTTTATGATGGGTACATCTTCTGGATCCAGGCTTCCTTCTGGTCTGGCACGACCAAGGTGGACGAAGCCGCTGGCTACGTGGACATTGATGGCAACCTGACCATGGATTGCTCGCTGCCGGATGGCGTCTACACCGCCTACTTCGACGGCTGGTACGGTCTCCGACGCTCGGCGACGGTAACTGTCTTGGGTGGTAGCTGCTCGGTGAACCTCGTGCTCCCGAATGGCGACTGCGACTCAAGCGGCATCATCGACATCGCGGACTACACAATCATCGCATCGGCGTTTGACGCATTGGTGGACGATGGCACGGGTAACCCGACTCCGACCTGGAACTACGACGCCGATATCAACGGCGACGGCGTGATTGACATCGCCGACTACTCGCTTTTGGCGGGTAACTTCGACAGCGTCGATACGGACTATCCGTCCTAA
- the atpC gene encoding ATP synthase F1 subunit epsilon: MMTLSVVAPDCTVVNEEVKSIIAPGTEGYLGVQPGHVPVIVALQNGVLEYRNTQDQREYVAVSGGFMEISNNKVIVLADDAQHAREIDLAKAENDLEEARKALRGEGSGMDRETAVTEIGRAMNRIKAARRK; this comes from the coding sequence ATGATGACGCTCTCCGTAGTCGCGCCCGACTGCACGGTGGTCAATGAAGAAGTAAAATCCATCATTGCCCCGGGCACCGAAGGCTATCTCGGCGTTCAGCCGGGTCACGTGCCGGTGATCGTCGCGCTGCAAAACGGCGTGCTGGAGTATCGGAATACCCAAGATCAGCGCGAATATGTCGCGGTGAGCGGCGGGTTCATGGAGATCAGCAACAACAAGGTGATCGTCCTGGCCGACGACGCTCAACACGCGCGCGAAATTGATCTCGCCAAGGCCGAGAACGACCTCGAAGAAGCCCGAAAGGCGCTTCGTGGGGAAGGAAGCGGCATGGATCGCGAAACCGCGGTGACCGAAATCGGTCGCGCGATGAACCGCATCAAAGCGGCTCGCCGCAAGTAA
- the atpD gene encoding F0F1 ATP synthase subunit beta yields the protein MANVGKVIQVLGPVVDCRFNTDNVPGIYNAITIQDAKRGIDLVVEVAQHLGDDIVRCVAMASTDGIVRGAEAVDTGAPITVPVGDATLGRVFNLLGKPIDIVESGEHADSPEVRDAKAKAVAAAPRLPIHRQPPTFDQQNVKVELLVTGLKVIDLLVPFNKGGKIGLFGGAGLGKTVTIQELIRNIAVEASGVAMFAGVGERTREGNDLWLEMKEAQFTDNDGSTKSVIDKTAMVFGQMNEPPGARLRVALTALTMAEYFRDEVGSDVLIFVDNIFRFVQAGSEVSALLGRMPSAVGYQPTLATEMGFLQERITSTTKGSITSVQAVYVPADDPSDPAPATTFSHLDAYIYLERSIASKGLFPAVDPLASTSKNLDPRIVGEEHYAVANKVQTLLQRYKELQDIIAILGIDELSDDDKQTVARARRIERFMSQPFFVAEQFTGNTGKYVTLEETIRSFKEIVEGNLDDIPEQAFLYCGGLDDVYEKAKKLQEA from the coding sequence ATGGCCAACGTAGGCAAAGTTATTCAAGTTTTGGGTCCAGTCGTGGACTGCCGCTTCAACACCGACAACGTGCCCGGGATCTACAACGCGATCACAATTCAAGACGCCAAGCGCGGCATTGATCTGGTGGTCGAAGTAGCCCAGCACCTTGGCGACGACATCGTTCGATGCGTCGCGATGGCCTCCACCGACGGGATTGTCCGCGGTGCCGAAGCCGTCGATACCGGCGCTCCGATCACCGTTCCGGTGGGCGATGCGACTCTGGGCCGCGTCTTTAACCTGCTCGGCAAGCCGATTGACATCGTGGAAAGCGGCGAGCACGCCGACAGCCCCGAAGTCCGCGACGCCAAGGCGAAGGCCGTGGCCGCCGCTCCTCGACTTCCGATTCACCGCCAACCGCCGACGTTCGACCAACAAAACGTAAAGGTCGAGCTGCTCGTCACTGGCCTTAAGGTCATTGACCTGCTGGTTCCGTTCAACAAGGGCGGAAAGATCGGACTCTTTGGTGGTGCTGGTCTCGGCAAGACGGTTACGATTCAAGAACTCATCCGCAACATCGCGGTTGAAGCTTCCGGTGTGGCTATGTTTGCTGGCGTGGGCGAGCGAACCCGCGAAGGCAACGACCTTTGGCTGGAAATGAAGGAAGCTCAGTTCACCGATAACGACGGTTCGACGAAGTCGGTTATCGACAAAACGGCCATGGTCTTTGGCCAAATGAACGAGCCGCCCGGAGCCCGTCTCCGCGTTGCCCTGACCGCACTCACCATGGCGGAATACTTCCGCGATGAAGTCGGCAGCGACGTTCTGATCTTCGTTGACAACATTTTCCGCTTTGTGCAAGCGGGTTCGGAAGTTTCGGCTCTGCTGGGCCGGATGCCGAGCGCCGTGGGTTACCAGCCGACGCTGGCCACCGAAATGGGCTTCCTGCAAGAGCGCATCACCTCGACCACCAAGGGTTCTATCACCTCGGTGCAAGCGGTTTACGTTCCCGCCGACGACCCCTCGGACCCCGCGCCCGCCACGACCTTCTCGCACCTTGACGCTTACATTTACCTGGAGCGCTCGATTGCTTCGAAGGGTCTGTTCCCCGCGGTTGACCCGTTGGCTTCGACCTCGAAGAACCTCGACCCGCGCATCGTGGGCGAAGAGCACTACGCGGTGGCCAACAAGGTGCAAACCCTGCTGCAACGCTACAAGGAACTCCAAGACATCATCGCGATTCTCGGTATCGACGAGCTTTCCGACGACGACAAGCAGACCGTGGCCCGCGCTCGACGCATCGAGCGCTTTATGAGCCAGCCGTTCTTCGTTGCCGAGCAGTTCACCGGTAACACCGGCAAGTACGTCACGCTGGAAGAAACGATCCGCTCGTTCAAGGAGATCGTCGAAGGTAACCTCGATGACATTCCGGAGCAGGCATTCCTCTACTGCGGTGGCCTCGACGACGTCTACGAAAAGGCGAAGAAGCTGCAGGAGGCCTAA